One segment of Microbacterium arborescens DNA contains the following:
- a CDS encoding ABC transporter substrate-binding protein, whose product MLSTPRKRALAGLAAVAIGALALSACTSQRGGDGETDAATDVDGTFVFAASADPASLDPAFAQDGETFRVSRQIFEGLVGTEPGTADPAPLLAESWESSDDGLTHTFQLKEGVTFHDGTPFNAEAVCANFDRWYNWTGLAASEALSYYYGKLFRGYVETPDTAVFDSCTAGSDLEATVQLKQPFAGFIPALSLPAFAMQSPTALEEYGADEIGGTEEAPSLSEYGAGHPTGTGPYKFDEWSPGEELTLSAYDDYWGDSGQVNKIIFRVIDDPTARRQALEAGSIDGYDLVGPADTAALEEAGFTMVSRPPFTILYLAFNQAQPELQDVRVREALSHAIDKEALISQVLPEGTEVATQFMPDTVNGYNPDVTTYDYDPEKAKALLAEAGYTEANPLTLTFNYPVNVSRPYMPDPEQIATVISTQLTDVGVQLTPQTDAWSPDYLDKITGTADHGIHLLGWTGDYNDTDNFVGVFFGAPSAEWGFDNPELFAALNAARGVPNLEEQTALYEQINEQVAEFIPGVPLAHPAPTLAFDPRVESYPASPVNDEVFTDIVLTE is encoded by the coding sequence ATGCTCTCGACTCCTCGCAAGCGCGCGCTCGCGGGACTGGCAGCGGTCGCCATCGGCGCCCTCGCCCTCTCGGCGTGCACCAGCCAGCGCGGAGGGGACGGTGAGACGGATGCCGCGACCGACGTCGACGGCACCTTCGTCTTCGCCGCCTCCGCAGACCCGGCCAGCCTCGACCCCGCCTTCGCGCAGGACGGTGAGACCTTCCGCGTCTCACGCCAGATCTTCGAGGGCCTCGTCGGCACCGAGCCCGGAACCGCCGACCCCGCGCCCCTGCTCGCCGAGAGCTGGGAGTCGTCCGACGACGGACTGACCCACACCTTCCAGCTGAAGGAGGGCGTGACCTTCCACGACGGCACGCCGTTCAACGCCGAAGCGGTGTGCGCGAACTTCGACCGCTGGTACAACTGGACCGGCCTGGCAGCCAGCGAGGCTCTGTCGTACTACTACGGCAAGCTCTTCCGCGGCTACGTCGAGACCCCCGACACCGCGGTGTTCGACTCCTGCACCGCCGGCTCCGACCTCGAGGCGACGGTGCAGCTGAAGCAGCCCTTCGCCGGCTTCATCCCCGCCCTCTCGCTCCCCGCCTTCGCGATGCAGAGCCCGACCGCGCTCGAGGAGTACGGTGCCGACGAGATCGGCGGCACCGAAGAGGCCCCCTCGCTGTCGGAGTACGGTGCCGGACACCCGACGGGCACCGGCCCCTACAAGTTCGACGAGTGGTCGCCGGGCGAGGAGCTCACGCTCTCGGCCTACGACGACTACTGGGGCGATTCGGGACAGGTGAACAAGATCATCTTCCGCGTCATCGACGACCCCACCGCGCGCCGTCAGGCCCTCGAAGCCGGATCGATCGACGGCTACGACCTCGTCGGCCCCGCCGACACCGCCGCGCTCGAAGAGGCCGGCTTCACGATGGTCTCGCGTCCCCCGTTCACGATCCTCTACCTCGCCTTCAACCAGGCGCAGCCCGAGCTGCAGGATGTGCGCGTCCGCGAGGCGCTCTCTCACGCGATCGACAAGGAGGCGCTCATCTCGCAGGTGCTCCCCGAGGGCACCGAGGTCGCGACGCAGTTCATGCCCGACACCGTCAACGGCTACAACCCCGACGTCACGACGTACGACTACGACCCCGAGAAGGCCAAGGCCCTGCTCGCGGAGGCCGGCTACACCGAGGCCAACCCGCTGACGCTGACCTTCAACTACCCGGTCAACGTCTCGCGCCCCTACATGCCCGACCCCGAGCAGATCGCCACCGTCATCTCGACGCAGCTGACCGACGTCGGTGTGCAGCTGACGCCGCAGACGGATGCCTGGAGCCCCGACTACCTCGACAAGATCACGGGCACCGCCGACCACGGCATCCACCTCCTGGGCTGGACGGGCGACTACAACGACACCGACAACTTCGTCGGCGTGTTCTTCGGTGCGCCCTCGGCCGAGTGGGGCTTCGACAACCCGGAGCTGTTCGCGGCCCTGAACGCCGCACGCGGCGTGCCGAACCTCGAGGAGCAGACCGCGCTCTACGAGCAGATCAACGAGCAGGTCGCCGAGTTCATCCCCGGCGTGCCCCTGGCTCACCCGGCCCCGACGCTCGCATTCGACCCGCGCGTCGAGAGCTACCCGGCCAGCCCGGTCAACGACGAGGTGTTCACGGACATCGTCCTGACCGAGTGA
- a CDS encoding spermidine synthase: MARARVEEPGPQARLSDGTIARIVPSSFTSGFELDVDGTPQSHVDLDDPTHLHFEYIARMAAVIDRLRMPGQPLTAVHLGAGALTLPRYIAHTRPGSRQQVIELEQPLVDLVREALPLPRGAQVRVRIGDARTVAEKLPPGLTGAADLVVSDVFAGAQTPAHLTTVEYYRSLARLLAPDGVLLVNVADGAGLAFARRQVATVREVLPEVLLLAEVQLLKGRRFGNIVIAASAAPLPSEWLPRLMAAGPFPAKVAQGAEIDEFARGARVATDADATPSPKPSASVFER; this comes from the coding sequence ATGGCACGAGCGCGCGTCGAGGAACCCGGTCCGCAGGCACGCCTGTCAGACGGCACGATCGCTCGTATCGTGCCCTCTTCGTTCACGTCCGGCTTCGAGCTCGACGTCGATGGAACGCCCCAGTCGCACGTCGACCTCGACGATCCGACACACCTGCACTTCGAGTACATCGCCCGGATGGCGGCTGTCATCGACCGTCTGCGGATGCCGGGACAGCCGCTCACCGCGGTCCATCTGGGCGCCGGTGCACTGACGCTTCCCCGATACATCGCCCACACCCGGCCGGGATCGCGCCAGCAGGTGATCGAGCTCGAACAGCCGCTGGTCGACCTCGTCCGCGAGGCTCTGCCCCTTCCCCGAGGCGCGCAGGTGCGCGTGCGCATCGGAGATGCCCGCACCGTCGCCGAGAAGCTCCCCCCGGGCCTGACCGGCGCCGCCGACCTCGTCGTCTCCGACGTCTTCGCGGGAGCGCAGACCCCCGCCCACCTGACGACGGTGGAGTACTACCGCTCGCTCGCACGACTGCTCGCACCGGACGGTGTGCTGCTGGTCAACGTCGCCGACGGCGCGGGACTGGCGTTCGCCCGGCGCCAGGTGGCGACGGTGCGCGAGGTCCTCCCCGAGGTGCTGCTGCTCGCCGAGGTGCAGCTGCTGAAGGGGCGACGATTCGGCAACATCGTGATCGCGGCGTCGGCTGCCCCGCTGCCCTCGGAGTGGTTGCCGCGCCTGATGGCGGCCGGGCCGTTTCCCGCGAAGGTCGCGCAGGGCGCGGAGATCGACGAGTTCGCCCGCGGAGCCCGGGTGGCGACGGACGCCGACGCGACCCCGTCGCCGAAGCCGTCGGCATCCGTGTTCGAACGCTGA
- a CDS encoding SprT-like domain-containing protein — translation MSDLDRVRVWAEALIAAHLDDSWTFRFDNAKRRAGQCDYTRRRISVSRYLAARFDDDENHQTLLHEVAHAIAGPAAGHGRDWLRTARELGYVGGTTHRGETAVELAPWVGQCPAGHVAYRHRRPTRAASCRMCASSYDERHLFRWVRREISPADRRAAATPR, via the coding sequence ATGAGTGATCTCGATCGGGTCCGGGTCTGGGCCGAGGCGCTGATCGCGGCGCACCTCGACGACTCCTGGACGTTCCGGTTCGACAACGCCAAGCGTCGCGCGGGCCAGTGCGACTACACGCGCCGGCGCATCAGCGTCTCGCGATACCTCGCAGCCCGGTTCGACGACGACGAGAACCACCAGACACTGCTGCACGAGGTCGCCCACGCGATCGCCGGCCCGGCCGCCGGCCACGGTCGCGACTGGCTCCGTACGGCGCGCGAGCTCGGCTATGTCGGCGGCACGACCCATCGCGGTGAGACGGCCGTCGAGCTGGCGCCATGGGTGGGCCAGTGCCCCGCCGGCCATGTGGCCTACCGCCACCGCCGTCCCACGCGGGCGGCGTCATGCCGGATGTGCGCATCGTCATACGACGAGCGCCATCTGTTCCGGTGGGTTCGCCGCGAGATCTCCCCGGCGGACCGACGCGCAGCCGCGACCCCGCGCTGA
- a CDS encoding 2-phosphosulfolactate phosphatase: MPLPAASSPFDQSRYQVRLDWGIAGLRRVAPADVVVVVDVLRFSSTVSARVAAGERVVLDDAARAVSRNGAMIAGAASDALVLLGCLRNAGAVAAAVLAEQQRRGARTSIAVIAAGELAGPGEEPELRFAVEDLLGAGAVVDALSRLGIDHTSPEAAAACESFRGLGGAVRHLLTASGSGQELLERGLRADVLAAAQIGADAMAPVLRGGVFTAA, encoded by the coding sequence ATGCCGTTGCCCGCAGCATCCTCGCCGTTCGACCAGTCCCGCTACCAGGTGCGTCTCGACTGGGGCATCGCGGGCCTTCGCCGCGTGGCCCCCGCGGATGTCGTGGTCGTCGTCGATGTGCTGCGCTTCTCGTCGACCGTCTCGGCCCGCGTCGCCGCGGGGGAGCGCGTCGTGCTCGACGACGCCGCGCGCGCCGTCTCGCGCAACGGCGCGATGATCGCCGGGGCGGCATCCGATGCGCTCGTGCTGCTCGGCTGCCTGCGCAACGCCGGCGCGGTCGCGGCCGCCGTCCTCGCGGAGCAGCAGCGCCGCGGAGCCCGCACGAGTATCGCCGTGATCGCCGCGGGCGAGCTCGCCGGGCCGGGCGAGGAGCCCGAGCTGCGTTTCGCCGTCGAAGACCTGCTCGGTGCGGGAGCGGTCGTCGACGCCCTCTCGCGCCTCGGCATCGACCACACCTCGCCGGAAGCGGCCGCGGCGTGCGAGTCGTTCCGCGGCCTCGGCGGCGCGGTGCGGCACCTGCTCACGGCGAGCGGCTCGGGGCAGGAGCTCCTCGAGCGTGGGCTGCGCGCCGACGTGCTCGCGGCGGCGCAGATCGGGGCCGATGCGATGGCGCCGGTGCTCCGCGGCGGTGTCTTCACGGCCGCCTGA
- a CDS encoding GNAT family N-acetyltransferase has product MTAVAVRRAVPADAAAIARVHVVGWHEAYTGRMPQSILDRLDLDRLTRVRGELLGHEQRLDERQSAVPAGTERTHDLGRTWVAVISGTIVGFAVSGSSRDDPPAAPLELYAIYVLAAHYGTGAGQALLDAALGDEPASLWVLADNPRARAFYARNGFRPDGAVKDDTSWGETISEVRLVRR; this is encoded by the coding sequence GTGACCGCCGTCGCCGTGCGGCGGGCCGTTCCCGCCGATGCTGCGGCGATCGCGCGCGTGCACGTCGTCGGCTGGCACGAGGCCTACACCGGCCGGATGCCGCAGAGCATCCTCGACCGCCTCGATCTCGATCGTCTGACGCGCGTACGGGGTGAACTGCTCGGCCACGAGCAGCGGCTCGACGAGCGACAGTCGGCGGTGCCGGCCGGCACGGAACGCACGCACGACCTCGGCCGCACATGGGTCGCCGTGATCTCCGGCACGATCGTCGGTTTCGCCGTCAGCGGCTCGTCCCGCGACGACCCTCCCGCTGCACCGCTCGAGCTGTATGCGATCTACGTCCTCGCCGCCCACTACGGCACCGGCGCGGGGCAGGCGCTGCTGGATGCCGCTCTGGGCGACGAGCCCGCGTCGCTCTGGGTGCTCGCCGACAACCCGCGTGCCCGCGCGTTCTACGCCCGCAACGGATTCCGCCCCGACGGCGCCGTGAAGGACGACACCAGCTGGGGCGAGACCATCAGCGAGGTCCGGCTCGTCCGCCGATGA
- a CDS encoding ABC transporter permease yields the protein MTAVTAARAASSSARMRPGSGSAAPASGRWAWLRERGMGASVLVAAISGGFGVLLVAVTGLIGAWLMADPFLSGGETIVIVVAILSVLLVAVAMYVAAIVTANTFATIVAGRTRQIALMRLIGASARSQRSRIARQGLVVGAIGAVLGLVGGTAGALGLQQIAARAWGLDVDYNVVQPVLLAPAFVVALTTWIAAWSGSRRVLEVTPLAALAGSAPRTAEEAAGRTRRRVAAVSLFGVGAVLLALGILAGFTTPLGVVVAFFGGLASFTGLSLGAALVMPPLLRLTGRLFGRSASARLAAENALRYPERSSRMAIGVVMGVTLVTMFAVASESVKGVMAASGGGEVSGEMARLLDTFSAVMMALVGVSAVIAAVGLVNLLTIGVVQRTRELGLLRALGLTGRQIRSMVLFEAAHITITSVVFGLLLGIAYGWAAAQSLLGSVRVPPLWLAPTFVLPGIPWLTVAGIVVATAVLTLVAAVVPTRLATRVSPVEALAE from the coding sequence ATGACCGCCGTGACCGCGGCGCGCGCGGCATCCTCGTCGGCGCGGATGCGGCCCGGGTCGGGTTCGGCGGCCCCGGCCTCCGGACGTTGGGCGTGGCTGCGCGAGCGGGGGATGGGCGCCTCGGTGCTCGTCGCCGCGATCTCGGGCGGATTCGGCGTGCTGCTGGTCGCCGTCACCGGGCTGATCGGCGCGTGGCTCATGGCCGACCCGTTCCTCTCGGGTGGAGAGACCATCGTCATCGTCGTGGCGATCCTCAGCGTGCTGCTGGTCGCGGTGGCGATGTACGTCGCCGCGATCGTCACGGCCAACACGTTCGCCACGATCGTGGCGGGTCGCACCCGTCAGATCGCCCTGATGCGCCTCATCGGCGCGTCGGCGCGGTCGCAGCGGTCGCGGATCGCGCGGCAGGGCCTCGTCGTCGGCGCGATCGGCGCCGTGCTCGGGCTGGTCGGCGGAACCGCCGGAGCGCTCGGTCTCCAGCAGATCGCCGCACGGGCGTGGGGGCTCGACGTCGACTACAACGTCGTGCAGCCCGTGCTGCTGGCGCCGGCATTCGTCGTAGCGCTGACGACCTGGATCGCCGCGTGGTCCGGGTCGCGTCGCGTGCTCGAGGTCACGCCCCTCGCTGCCCTCGCGGGGTCCGCGCCGCGCACGGCGGAAGAGGCCGCGGGCCGTACGCGCCGCCGCGTCGCCGCGGTGTCGTTGTTCGGCGTCGGCGCGGTGCTGCTCGCTCTCGGCATCCTCGCCGGCTTCACCACACCCCTCGGCGTGGTCGTCGCGTTCTTCGGAGGTCTCGCCTCGTTCACCGGACTGAGCCTGGGCGCCGCACTCGTCATGCCGCCGCTGCTCCGACTGACCGGTCGGCTCTTCGGCCGTTCGGCGTCGGCGCGGCTCGCAGCCGAGAACGCGCTGCGCTACCCGGAGCGATCGAGCCGCATGGCGATCGGCGTCGTCATGGGCGTCACGCTCGTGACGATGTTCGCCGTCGCCTCGGAGTCGGTCAAGGGCGTCATGGCCGCCTCGGGCGGTGGCGAGGTGTCGGGCGAGATGGCCCGTCTGCTCGACACGTTCAGCGCGGTCATGATGGCTCTCGTCGGGGTGTCGGCGGTGATCGCGGCCGTCGGTCTCGTCAACCTGCTCACGATCGGCGTGGTCCAGCGCACCCGCGAGCTCGGGCTGCTGCGCGCCCTCGGCCTGACCGGACGTCAGATCCGCTCGATGGTGCTGTTCGAGGCGGCGCACATCACGATCACCTCGGTCGTGTTCGGCCTGCTTCTCGGCATCGCCTACGGCTGGGCGGCGGCGCAGTCGCTGCTCGGGTCGGTGCGGGTGCCGCCGCTGTGGCTCGCCCCCACCTTCGTGCTTCCGGGCATCCCGTGGCTCACCGTCGCCGGGATCGTCGTGGCCACCGCCGTGCTCACCCTCGTGGCCGCCGTCGTGCCCACCCGTCTCGCGACCCGCGTCTCGCCCGTGGAGGCACTCGCCGAGTGA
- a CDS encoding ABC transporter ATP-binding protein — protein MQISTTDLGLAARVQNLSKTYGAGESGVRALDGVSVGIRRGEFTAIMGPSGSGKSTLMHIMAGLDAPTTGRAWIGDTEISGLSDLDLTILRRRRVGFVFQSFNLVPTLDVIGNITLPFELDGRSPSALERSRIDGLVDSLGLGARLRHRPHELSGGQQQRVAIARALATAPDLVFADEPTGNLDSRSGREVLALLATASREHGQSIAMVTHDPVAASHADRVIFLGDGRIVADKPSQSAEQISAHMLAAEVSA, from the coding sequence ATGCAGATCTCGACCACCGACCTCGGCCTCGCCGCCCGGGTCCAGAACCTCTCCAAGACCTACGGCGCCGGCGAATCGGGCGTCCGTGCGCTCGACGGCGTCTCGGTGGGCATCCGCCGTGGCGAGTTCACCGCCATCATGGGCCCATCCGGCTCGGGCAAATCGACCCTGATGCACATCATGGCCGGGCTCGACGCCCCGACAACGGGTCGCGCGTGGATCGGCGACACCGAGATCTCGGGCCTCTCCGACCTCGATCTGACGATCCTGCGGCGGCGCCGCGTCGGCTTCGTGTTCCAGTCGTTCAATCTCGTGCCCACCCTCGACGTCATCGGCAACATCACGCTGCCGTTCGAGCTCGACGGGCGGTCGCCGTCGGCCCTCGAACGTTCGCGCATCGACGGGCTGGTCGATTCCCTCGGGCTCGGCGCGCGGCTGCGGCACCGTCCGCATGAGCTGTCGGGTGGCCAGCAGCAGCGCGTCGCGATCGCCCGTGCCCTCGCGACGGCGCCCGACCTCGTCTTCGCCGACGAGCCGACCGGCAACCTCGACTCGCGGTCGGGTCGTGAGGTGCTCGCCCTGCTCGCGACGGCGAGCCGCGAGCACGGTCAGTCCATCGCGATGGTGACGCACGACCCCGTCGCCGCTTCGCACGCCGATCGGGTGATCTTCCTCGGCGACGGCCGCATCGTGGCCGACAAGCCCAGCCAGAGCGCCGAGCAGATCTCGGCCCACATGCTCGCCGCCGAGGTGTCGGCATGA
- a CDS encoding response regulator has product MSAIRVVLVDDQALFRAGIRMVVASQPDLEVVGEASDGAEAIGIIRETRPDVVLMDIRMPVMDGLTATAQLLDDPVFDGAPPRIVMLTTFDLDEAAARAIRQGASGFLLKDADPEFLLAAIRTVHSGSSVIAAAATRELFATFSAPAQKAVPAAFAELTDREREIFALAARGLSNAEIAQREFLSEATVKTHISRILAKLSLRDRVQLVVFAFEHGLA; this is encoded by the coding sequence GTGAGTGCGATCCGGGTCGTCCTCGTCGACGACCAGGCGCTCTTCCGCGCCGGCATCCGCATGGTGGTCGCCTCACAGCCCGATCTCGAGGTCGTCGGCGAGGCGTCGGACGGCGCAGAGGCGATCGGCATCATCCGCGAGACACGTCCCGACGTCGTTCTCATGGATATCCGGATGCCGGTGATGGACGGCCTGACCGCGACCGCTCAGCTGCTCGACGATCCGGTCTTCGATGGCGCTCCGCCGCGCATCGTGATGCTGACCACCTTCGACCTCGACGAGGCGGCGGCGCGGGCGATCCGTCAGGGCGCGAGCGGGTTCTTGCTCAAGGACGCCGACCCCGAGTTCCTCCTCGCCGCGATCCGCACGGTGCATTCGGGGTCGTCGGTCATCGCGGCCGCGGCGACGCGGGAACTGTTCGCGACGTTCTCGGCCCCCGCGCAGAAGGCCGTGCCGGCCGCGTTCGCCGAGCTGACCGACCGTGAGCGGGAGATCTTCGCTCTAGCGGCCCGGGGGCTCTCCAACGCCGAGATCGCACAGCGCGAGTTCCTCTCCGAGGCCACCGTGAAGACCCACATCAGCCGGATCCTGGCGAAGCTCTCCCTGCGCGATCGCGTGCAGCTGGTCGTCTTCGCGTTCGAGCACGGGCTCGCCTGA
- a CDS encoding histidine kinase → MFRPLRRYQLSVDISVAVAFAALMLLFTWVGVVGVGIPNDRVSAVVAMLLVVPFGAAVALRRLSPPLALTLAWVGAILQMLAQLPPLPVDIAIFAVLYTCAAYGTNRIFWLGFASSIGGALAITIYLLIPTAAYSVTTAGDELVYFLVTGTMLFVAAVFGLLLAWTVGALVRVGLRARGNAEAQRKAEERATAEFERNRIARDMHDVVAHSLAVVIAQADGARYAAAADPDAAATSLQTISSTARSALSDVRMLLTQLRHSEGEGPQPTVAELEVLYAQVRAAGLDLRVDVDPAPPGEPPAAVQIAVYRILQEALTNAMRHGAGGTVEVSLSWLSDRVEVRVSNPLSPVSEVTGPVRTGGHGLIGMRERAQLIGGTIEVGPRDGAFVVAATLPIGGTA, encoded by the coding sequence GTGTTCCGTCCGCTCCGCCGCTATCAGCTCTCCGTCGACATCTCGGTGGCTGTCGCCTTCGCGGCGCTCATGCTGCTGTTCACGTGGGTGGGCGTCGTGGGTGTCGGCATCCCCAACGACCGGGTGTCAGCGGTCGTCGCGATGCTTCTGGTCGTCCCGTTCGGCGCTGCGGTCGCGCTGCGTCGCCTCTCGCCGCCGCTCGCGCTGACGCTGGCGTGGGTCGGTGCGATCCTGCAGATGCTGGCGCAGCTGCCTCCCCTGCCGGTCGACATCGCCATCTTCGCGGTGCTCTACACCTGCGCGGCGTACGGCACGAACCGGATCTTCTGGCTCGGATTCGCGTCCTCCATCGGGGGCGCGCTGGCCATCACCATCTACCTGCTCATCCCGACTGCGGCGTACTCGGTCACGACAGCGGGTGATGAGCTGGTGTACTTCCTCGTCACCGGCACGATGCTCTTCGTCGCGGCCGTCTTCGGCCTGCTCCTGGCGTGGACCGTGGGCGCACTCGTCCGCGTCGGGCTGCGTGCCCGCGGCAATGCCGAGGCCCAGCGGAAGGCCGAGGAACGCGCGACGGCGGAGTTCGAGCGCAACCGCATCGCGCGCGACATGCACGACGTCGTCGCCCATTCGCTCGCGGTCGTCATCGCCCAGGCCGACGGGGCTCGCTATGCCGCGGCGGCGGATCCGGATGCCGCTGCCACCTCGCTTCAGACGATCTCGTCGACGGCCCGTTCCGCCCTCTCGGACGTGCGGATGCTGCTGACCCAGCTGCGCCACAGTGAGGGCGAGGGTCCCCAGCCGACCGTCGCGGAGCTGGAGGTGCTCTACGCGCAGGTGCGCGCTGCCGGTCTCGACCTGCGCGTCGACGTCGACCCCGCACCGCCGGGCGAGCCGCCCGCGGCGGTGCAGATCGCGGTGTACCGGATTCTGCAGGAAGCCTTGACGAACGCGATGCGGCACGGCGCGGGCGGTACCGTGGAGGTGTCCCTGTCCTGGCTGTCCGACCGCGTGGAGGTCCGTGTGAGCAACCCGCTCTCGCCGGTGAGTGAGGTCACGGGCCCGGTGCGCACGGGCGGTCACGGCCTCATCGGCATGCGCGAACGCGCTCAGCTCATCGGCGGCACCATCGAAGTGGGCCCCCGCGACGGCGCATTCGTCGTGGCGGCGACCCTGCCCATCGGCGGCACCGCGTGA
- a CDS encoding diacylglycerol/lipid kinase family protein, with amino-acid sequence MPADHPADHPVAPAAPSPAASGSTADASDGRGLLLITNARAGTSVVRPDPLPEIRRRLPQARIESLGDSSMDDIVASAVSAADAPTVLAVLGGDGSVSRAAHLARRHDLTLLVLPGGTFNHFARAAGLDTVDAALDAYAAGTVRRVVVAEAVIDDGDPVTVLNAVSLGSYPELLAEREKRTSLGKWWGGAVAAWREIHGAHRITIVRDGRRAVVWSVFAGLGRNDPRRIAMMRRASLDEAVLDVRLHHARGTRLRAVTSLAFGRRTLAVMRALRLMPPASDLERAVVAEIEVTVRPGGATPVFAHDGELTETPAGDYRLRLRAIPGGLRVYAR; translated from the coding sequence ATGCCCGCCGACCACCCCGCCGACCACCCCGTCGCCCCCGCCGCACCGTCACCCGCCGCGTCCGGCTCCACCGCCGACGCTTCCGACGGGCGCGGCCTGCTGCTGATCACGAACGCGCGAGCGGGAACGTCGGTGGTCCGCCCCGACCCCCTGCCCGAGATCCGGCGGCGACTGCCGCAGGCGCGGATCGAGAGCCTGGGCGACTCGTCGATGGACGACATCGTCGCATCGGCCGTGTCAGCCGCCGATGCGCCCACGGTGCTCGCCGTCCTCGGCGGCGACGGATCCGTCTCGCGCGCCGCTCACCTCGCGCGCCGTCATGACCTGACGCTGCTCGTGCTGCCCGGCGGCACCTTCAATCACTTCGCGCGCGCGGCGGGCCTCGACACGGTCGATGCCGCCCTCGACGCCTATGCGGCCGGGACGGTCCGCCGCGTCGTGGTCGCCGAGGCGGTCATCGACGACGGCGATCCCGTGACGGTCCTCAACGCGGTGTCGCTCGGCTCCTACCCCGAGCTCCTCGCCGAACGCGAGAAGCGCACGAGTCTCGGCAAATGGTGGGGCGGCGCGGTCGCGGCGTGGCGCGAGATCCACGGCGCCCACCGCATCACGATCGTGCGCGACGGCCGCCGGGCGGTCGTCTGGTCGGTCTTCGCGGGGCTCGGCCGCAACGACCCGCGTCGCATCGCGATGATGCGGCGCGCGAGCCTCGACGAGGCGGTGCTCGATGTCCGGCTCCACCATGCCCGGGGCACGCGGCTGCGGGCGGTGACCTCGCTGGCGTTCGGTCGTCGTACCCTCGCGGTGATGCGCGCACTGCGTCTCATGCCGCCGGCATCCGATCTCGAGCGAGCCGTCGTGGCGGAGATCGAGGTGACGGTCCGGCCCGGCGGCGCGACGCCGGTGTTCGCGCACGACGGCGAGCTCACCGAGACTCCCGCCGGCGACTACCGGCTCCGGCTGCGCGCGATCCCGGGCGGCCTGCGCGTGTACGCGCGCTGA
- the soxR gene encoding redox-sensitive transcriptional activator SoxR: MRSNDLLSIGEVSARTGVSVSALHFYERHGLITSTRSAGNQRRFSRHMLRRISLILVAKRLGIPLAEVADAFASLPAEAEPSSDDWKRVSRAWKIRLEERRAAIESLERELVGCIGCGCLSMRSCDLLNPGDALSAEGSGPRRVAPALRHVLDDDAAAPS; this comes from the coding sequence ATGCGGTCCAATGATCTCCTGAGCATCGGCGAGGTGAGTGCTCGAACCGGTGTGTCCGTGTCGGCGCTGCACTTCTACGAGCGGCACGGGCTCATCACCTCGACTCGCTCGGCGGGCAATCAGCGCCGGTTCAGTCGCCACATGCTGCGGCGCATCTCCCTCATCCTCGTCGCGAAGCGCCTCGGCATCCCGCTCGCCGAGGTCGCCGACGCCTTCGCTTCTCTCCCCGCCGAGGCCGAGCCCAGCAGTGATGACTGGAAACGGGTGTCGCGGGCGTGGAAGATCCGCCTCGAGGAACGGCGCGCGGCCATCGAGTCGCTCGAACGCGAGCTCGTGGGATGCATCGGATGCGGCTGTCTCTCGATGCGGTCGTGCGATCTGCTGAACCCCGGTGACGCGCTGAGCGCGGAGGGCAGCGGACCGCGTCGTGTCGCGCCCGCGCTCCGGCACGTGCTCGACGACGACGCGGCCGCTCCGTCATGA